One region of Collinsella aerofaciens ATCC 25986 genomic DNA includes:
- the infB gene encoding translation initiation factor IF-2 — protein MAKVRVSTLAKEFGMTSKELMGHLADMKIPAKSASSTLEDAYVAMVRKQLASVIEARAQEVEAAKQAEEQAAAAEEAARAAEAERERIAAEKAREEERRQFAAAQAAEEAARAEAEAKKKAEQERLAREKEEAAREAQRRAVPASDSGSRFRSLLDQIAAQETVLKEKKDAEDKAKAERAAERGNRRGGNNDRRGGRRNDRNASDNNSERNASESRPHSHRTNASNNVAAGMDFPNPDKQGKGKKRKGGHNNEEDHYSRMAREAEEYSREKVLEEARAAVEEASRESTGRRKKRKEKREREAAKAQEERKIEEALAQGVNPEDLDAIKVSQGVTVQELAEALDVPANDIIKRLFLLGTPLTMTQSMSDDLVELVADDLGRQIKIITPEEENTFSFYDDPADLKPRAPVVTVMGHVDHGKTSLLDAIRHTGVAAGEAGGITQAIGASQVMINDRKITFIDTPGHATFTAMRARGAKVTDIVILIVAADDGVMPQTVESINHAKAAGVPIVVAVNKIDKPGANPDRVRQELTEYGVIPEEWGGQNMFVNISAKQKIGIDDLLETVLLQADVLELKANPDTFASGNVLEAKLDKGRGSVATVLVTRGTLHVGDTLVAGLTYGRVRAMLDPKGRAVTEAGPSDAVEILGLQSVPNAGDEFRVFEDEREARALADERSLKARIEEQSRVKHVTLENLFETIADAEVKELNLIIKADVQGSIEALQDSLDKMDQSEVRINTIHSAVGAINETDVVLADASNAIIIGFGVRPDGKARSAAEREGVEIRCYDVIYKCLEELDAARIGMLKPTEVEVATGTATVLDTFKVPKVGIAAGVRVEEGEIAATDSVRLVRDGIVVFNGKIASMRHYKDEAKSLKSGSEGGIGLENFQDIKPGDQIEGYRIDQVARTE, from the coding sequence ATGGCAAAAGTCCGTGTGTCCACCCTGGCCAAAGAGTTCGGCATGACCTCCAAGGAACTGATGGGTCATCTCGCCGATATGAAGATTCCCGCTAAGTCCGCTTCCTCCACCTTGGAGGACGCCTATGTCGCTATGGTCCGCAAGCAGCTCGCCTCGGTGATCGAGGCCCGCGCTCAGGAAGTCGAGGCCGCCAAGCAGGCCGAGGAGCAGGCAGCTGCCGCCGAGGAGGCCGCACGCGCCGCCGAGGCCGAGCGCGAGCGCATCGCCGCCGAGAAGGCCCGCGAGGAGGAACGCCGCCAGTTTGCCGCAGCCCAGGCTGCCGAGGAGGCCGCCCGCGCCGAGGCCGAGGCCAAGAAGAAGGCCGAACAGGAGCGCCTTGCCCGCGAGAAGGAGGAGGCTGCCCGCGAGGCCCAGCGCCGCGCCGTTCCCGCTTCCGACTCCGGTTCGCGCTTCCGTTCGCTGCTCGACCAGATCGCCGCACAGGAGACCGTGCTCAAGGAGAAGAAGGACGCCGAGGACAAGGCCAAGGCCGAGCGCGCCGCAGAGCGCGGTAACCGTCGTGGCGGCAACAACGACCGCCGCGGTGGCCGTCGTAACGATCGTAACGCTTCCGACAACAACTCCGAGCGCAACGCCTCCGAGAGCCGTCCGCACAGCCATCGCACTAACGCCAGCAACAACGTCGCTGCCGGCATGGACTTCCCCAACCCCGATAAGCAGGGCAAGGGCAAGAAGCGCAAGGGCGGTCACAACAACGAAGAGGACCACTACAGCCGCATGGCTCGCGAGGCCGAGGAGTACAGCCGCGAGAAGGTGCTCGAGGAGGCTCGTGCCGCCGTCGAGGAGGCCTCTCGCGAGTCCACCGGTCGCCGCAAGAAGCGCAAGGAGAAGCGCGAGCGTGAGGCTGCCAAGGCTCAGGAGGAGCGCAAGATAGAGGAGGCGCTGGCCCAGGGCGTGAACCCTGAGGACCTCGACGCCATCAAGGTCTCCCAGGGCGTTACCGTCCAGGAGCTTGCCGAGGCGCTCGACGTTCCGGCCAACGACATCATCAAGCGCCTGTTCCTGCTGGGTACGCCGCTTACCATGACGCAGTCCATGTCCGACGACCTCGTCGAGCTCGTCGCCGACGACCTGGGCCGTCAGATCAAGATCATCACCCCCGAGGAGGAGAACACCTTCTCGTTCTACGACGATCCCGCCGACCTTAAGCCGCGCGCCCCGGTCGTCACCGTCATGGGTCACGTCGACCACGGCAAGACGTCGCTGCTCGACGCCATCCGTCACACCGGCGTTGCTGCCGGCGAGGCGGGCGGCATTACGCAGGCCATCGGCGCTTCGCAGGTCATGATCAACGACCGCAAGATCACCTTCATCGATACCCCGGGTCACGCTACCTTTACGGCCATGCGTGCCCGTGGCGCCAAGGTGACCGACATCGTCATCCTGATCGTCGCCGCCGACGACGGCGTCATGCCCCAGACGGTCGAGTCGATCAACCACGCCAAGGCCGCCGGCGTTCCCATCGTCGTTGCCGTCAACAAGATCGATAAGCCGGGCGCCAACCCCGACCGTGTGCGTCAGGAGCTCACCGAGTACGGCGTCATCCCCGAGGAGTGGGGCGGGCAGAACATGTTCGTCAACATCTCGGCCAAGCAGAAGATCGGTATCGACGATCTTCTGGAGACCGTGCTGCTCCAGGCCGACGTGCTCGAGCTTAAGGCCAACCCGGACACCTTTGCCTCCGGCAATGTCCTCGAGGCCAAGCTCGACAAGGGCCGCGGTTCGGTTGCTACCGTGCTCGTGACCCGCGGTACCCTGCACGTGGGTGATACGCTGGTCGCCGGCCTTACCTACGGTCGCGTCCGCGCCATGCTCGACCCCAAGGGTCGCGCCGTCACCGAGGCCGGTCCCTCCGACGCCGTCGAGATCCTGGGCCTGCAGTCTGTGCCCAACGCCGGCGACGAGTTCCGCGTGTTTGAGGACGAGCGCGAGGCTCGCGCCCTTGCCGACGAGCGTTCGCTCAAGGCTCGTATCGAGGAGCAGAGCCGCGTCAAGCACGTCACGCTCGAGAACCTCTTCGAGACCATTGCCGACGCCGAGGTCAAGGAGCTCAACCTGATCATCAAGGCCGACGTCCAGGGTTCCATCGAGGCCCTTCAGGACTCGCTCGACAAGATGGATCAGTCCGAGGTTCGCATCAACACGATCCACTCCGCCGTCGGCGCCATTAACGAGACCGACGTTGTCCTGGCCGACGCCTCCAACGCCATCATCATCGGCTTTGGCGTCCGTCCCGACGGTAAGGCCCGCTCCGCCGCCGAGCGCGAGGGCGTCGAGATCCGTTGCTACGACGTCATCTACAAGTGCCTCGAGGAGCTCGACGCCGCCCGTATCGGCATGCTCAAGCCCACCGAGGTCGAGGTCGCCACGGGTACCGCGACTGTCCTGGACACTTTCAAGGTGCCCAAAGTCGGTATCGCCGCCGGTGTCCGCGTCGAAGAGGGCGAGATCGCCGCGACCGATTCCGTGCGCCTGGTGCGCGACGGTATCGTGGTCTTCAACGGCAAGATCGCCTCGATGCGCCACTACAAGGACGAGGCCAAGAGCCTCAAGAGCGGTTCCGAGGGCGGCATTGGCCTGGAGAACTTCCAGGACATCAAGCCCGGCGACCAGATCGAGGGTTACCGCATCGACCAGGTTGCCCGTACCGAGTAG
- the rbfA gene encoding 30S ribosome-binding factor RbfA, with protein MKQTQATRRLGEQLREKLGYILLFEVSDPRLDLVTLTAVEVAVDRSFARVYVSCDASRYDEVMEALASAKGRIRSLLARSLDWRVTPELDFRIDRSTDEAERITRALENVPATLAIEKDEDGYPIADAAQEAALDD; from the coding sequence ATGAAGCAAACGCAGGCAACCCGCCGTCTGGGCGAGCAGCTTCGCGAGAAGCTTGGTTATATCCTGCTCTTTGAGGTTTCCGATCCGCGTCTCGACCTAGTTACTTTGACCGCGGTCGAGGTCGCGGTGGACCGTTCGTTCGCGCGTGTGTACGTGTCGTGCGATGCGAGCCGCTACGACGAGGTCATGGAGGCGCTCGCAAGTGCCAAGGGCCGTATTCGCAGCCTGTTGGCTCGCTCGCTCGATTGGCGTGTCACGCCCGAGCTCGATTTTCGCATCGATCGCTCGACCGATGAGGCCGAGCGCATCACGCGTGCGCTGGAAAACGTTCCCGCCACGCTTGCGATCGAAAAGGACGAGGACGGCTATCCGATAGCGGATGCCGCCCAGGAGGCAGCTTTAGATGACTAA
- the nusA gene encoding transcription termination factor NusA, with product MAASDMMSALMELCQEKHIDQLYLIDRLEQSLAKSYAEILHLEWGAKVTIDRTTGKIYVYRLEPIDDSMDEEGNFTEFEEIDVTPKNTSRIAAQHAKAEINAIVRNSAREQIYEEFSGRIGDLISGTVLQSTPDFTIVKIREGVEAELPHFDQRRYENERNERPMGERYLHNQHIKAVIIDVRDPNSNLQPVRGEHSRPPIVISRTHPELMRRLFEQEVPEIYEGTVQIKSIAREPGQRSKVAVHSLDDRLDPVGACVGPKGSRVRAVVGELRGERVDVILWDADPAVYVANALSPAKVTRVLIDEEKAYAGVIVPDDQLSLAIGKEGQNARLAARLTGWHIDIKSETLAADILKNVPVHEEPAADLIGDEEDEDVRRCEYVSEDGIQCRNQARPGSRFCGVHDTDAFDDAEDLI from the coding sequence ATGGCAGCATCCGACATGATGTCCGCCCTGATGGAGCTTTGCCAGGAGAAGCACATCGACCAGCTCTACCTGATCGACCGCCTGGAGCAGTCGCTCGCCAAGAGCTATGCCGAGATCCTGCATCTTGAGTGGGGCGCCAAGGTGACCATCGACCGCACCACCGGCAAGATCTACGTCTACCGCTTGGAGCCGATCGACGATTCCATGGACGAGGAGGGCAACTTCACCGAGTTCGAGGAGATCGACGTCACCCCCAAGAACACGAGCCGCATCGCCGCCCAGCACGCCAAGGCCGAGATTAACGCCATTGTGCGCAACTCCGCCCGCGAGCAGATCTACGAGGAGTTCTCCGGCCGCATCGGTGACCTCATCAGCGGTACCGTGCTGCAGTCCACGCCCGACTTCACGATCGTCAAGATCCGCGAGGGCGTCGAGGCCGAGCTTCCGCACTTCGATCAGCGCCGTTACGAGAATGAGCGCAACGAGCGTCCGATGGGCGAGCGCTACCTGCACAACCAGCACATCAAGGCCGTGATCATCGACGTTCGCGACCCTAACTCCAACCTGCAGCCGGTTCGCGGCGAGCACAGCCGTCCGCCGATTGTCATCTCCCGTACCCACCCCGAGCTCATGCGTCGTCTGTTTGAGCAGGAGGTGCCCGAGATCTATGAGGGCACCGTCCAGATCAAGTCGATCGCCCGCGAGCCCGGCCAGCGCTCCAAAGTCGCCGTCCACTCGCTCGACGACCGTCTGGATCCCGTGGGCGCCTGCGTCGGCCCTAAGGGCAGCCGCGTTCGCGCTGTCGTGGGCGAGCTCCGCGGCGAGCGCGTCGACGTCATCCTGTGGGATGCCGATCCTGCCGTCTACGTCGCCAACGCCCTGTCGCCCGCTAAGGTCACCCGCGTCCTCATCGACGAGGAGAAGGCCTACGCCGGCGTCATCGTTCCCGACGACCAGCTGTCCCTCGCCATCGGCAAGGAGGGCCAGAATGCCCGCCTCGCCGCGCGCCTGACCGGCTGGCACATCGACATCAAGTCCGAGACGCTTGCCGCCGACATCCTCAAGAACGTTCCCGTTCACGAGGAGCCCGCCGCCGACCTGATCGGTGACGAGGAGGACGAGGACGTCCGCCGCTGCGAGTATGTGTCCGAGGACGGCATCCAGTGCCGCAACCAGGCTCGTCCCGGCTCCCGTTTCTGCGGTGTCCACGACACCGACGCCTTCGATGATGCGGAGGACCTGATCTAG
- the rimP gene encoding ribosome maturation factor RimP: MVKTKTEQAIIDALEAVAPQHDIDIVDVELVGATKAPCVRVRIEGAEGQSLSLNDVTANTKWVGDVIEELDPISSSYTLEVSSPGMARPLRRPSDFARFVGENCELTSTATEGRRKYAGKIASATETSVTLELEDGESVTLDFSDVKKCKLKPTYDFKPAKEGK, from the coding sequence ATGGTCAAGACCAAGACCGAGCAGGCGATCATCGACGCGCTCGAGGCCGTCGCTCCCCAGCACGATATCGACATCGTCGACGTCGAGCTCGTGGGTGCCACCAAGGCCCCCTGCGTGCGCGTGCGTATCGAGGGTGCCGAGGGTCAGAGCCTGTCGCTCAACGACGTCACGGCCAACACCAAGTGGGTCGGCGATGTGATTGAGGAGCTCGACCCCATCTCTTCGAGCTATACGCTTGAGGTGTCGAGCCCGGGCATGGCGCGCCCGCTGCGCCGTCCGAGTGACTTTGCCCGCTTTGTGGGCGAGAACTGCGAGCTCACCTCCACCGCCACCGAGGGCCGTCGCAAGTACGCCGGCAAGATTGCCTCCGCCACCGAGACGAGCGTGACCCTCGAGCTCGAGGACGGCGAGTCCGTTACCCTCGATTTCTCTGATGTTAAAAAGTGCAAGCTGAAGCCCACCTACGACTTCAAGCCCGCGAAGGAAGGAAAGTAA
- a CDS encoding DHH family phosphoesterase, whose translation MTNSADLASCESADIQRRILELIEGASSIAISGHTSPDGDALGSVLGLGLSLMKFFPNKDIALLLADDDPVPRIYRFMEGSDRLVPASAYTGNPDLFISVDVPVVERLNNSAEVLRRSKHVVCFDHHPAREEFAELSLRRVEAAACAMIIDRFLDNCGIVARDGVATCLLCGLVTDTGRFQYQNADAAAFHAASRLVAHGADPARVALEVYQSMRVEFLHLKSIVMGRIKTVAHGRVAYSYAYQSDLEACGVTSDECDGLVDVVRSVMGVEVCLFLKGIEGDTKVRGNLRSKGDLNVSEIAAAFGGGGHSAAAGFSNNGTILETLTVALPMLAELVGEDPASVTVEL comes from the coding sequence ATGACTAATTCCGCCGACCTCGCCTCGTGCGAGTCTGCAGATATTCAGCGACGCATCCTCGAGCTCATCGAGGGTGCGTCCTCCATTGCGATTTCGGGACATACTTCTCCCGATGGCGATGCCTTGGGCTCCGTATTGGGTCTGGGCCTTTCGCTCATGAAGTTTTTCCCCAACAAGGACATTGCGCTGCTGCTGGCAGACGATGACCCGGTTCCTCGCATCTACCGCTTTATGGAAGGCTCCGATCGCCTGGTGCCGGCATCTGCGTACACCGGCAATCCCGACCTGTTCATCTCGGTGGACGTGCCGGTCGTCGAGCGCCTCAACAATTCCGCCGAGGTGCTTCGTCGCTCCAAGCATGTGGTGTGCTTCGATCACCATCCGGCTCGCGAGGAGTTTGCCGAGCTCAGCCTGAGGCGCGTCGAAGCTGCAGCCTGCGCCATGATCATCGACCGTTTCTTGGACAATTGTGGCATTGTCGCCCGTGATGGCGTCGCGACTTGCTTGCTGTGCGGCTTGGTGACCGACACCGGCCGTTTTCAGTACCAAAACGCCGATGCTGCTGCGTTCCATGCGGCCTCGCGACTGGTTGCCCACGGTGCCGATCCGGCGCGTGTGGCACTCGAGGTATATCAGAGCATGCGCGTTGAGTTTTTGCACCTCAAGTCCATCGTTATGGGCCGCATCAAGACGGTGGCCCACGGGCGCGTGGCGTATAGCTACGCGTACCAGAGTGACCTTGAGGCTTGCGGTGTCACCTCGGATGAGTGCGACGGCCTGGTTGACGTGGTGCGCTCGGTGATGGGCGTGGAGGTCTGCCTGTTCCTGAAGGGCATTGAGGGCGATACCAAGGTGCGCGGCAACCTGCGCTCCAAGGGCGACCTCAATGTGTCTGAGATCGCTGCTGCCTTTGGCGGAGGTGGACATTCCGCTGCCGCCGGTTTCTCCAACAACGGAACGATTCTCGAGACGCTCACCGTGGCACTTCCCATGCTGGCCGAGCTGGTAGGGGAGGATCCCGCTTCGGTGACCGTCGAGCTTTAA